The stretch of DNA CCACCACCAGCACGGGGTCGCCGTCGGCGACGAACACGAGCGTCTTGGCGATCTGCGGCGCCTCGCAGCCGACGGCTGCGGCCGCCTCAGCAACGGTGCGCGTGGGAGCGTCGAGCGTCCGTACGTCGAGCTCCAAGCCCAGCTCGCGGGCTGCCTGGATGACCTTGTCCTTCATGTCCTTACGGACGTTATTACGAGCGTCTACTCATCTGCGTCACCCGAAGCGGTGACTGTCGAGGTAGAGCCGATGCGGCGACCCGGCTTGTGGCCGTTCGAGCCTGCCGGGCGGCGGCGCCCGCGGCGTGCGGCGGCCTTCGGCTTGGCGACCTCGACGCCGGCCGCTTTGGCCAGCTCCGCCAGCGACGCGTGGAGGTCGTCGGCGAGGTCGTCGAGGTCGGCCATGAGGTCGAAGTCGCCGACGAGCCCGAAGTTGATCGTGCCGTCGTAGCTCATGATCGCGATCCCGAGCGCCTGGTTCGGCGCCAGCGGCACCATCGGGAAGAGGCCCTCGAGCTTGCGGCCCATCATGTAGAGCGCGAACTGCGGGCCGGGCACGTTCGTCACCACGAGGTTGAACATCCGCTGCCGCGCCACCAC from Gaiellales bacterium encodes:
- a CDS encoding WS/DGAT domain-containing protein, with translation VVARQRMFNLVVTNVPGPQFALYMMGRKLEGLFPMVPLAPNQALGIAIMSYDGTINFGLVGDFDLMADLDDLADDLHASLAELAKAAGVEVAKPKAAARRGRRRPAGSNGHKPGRRIGSTSTVTASGDADE